One segment of Corynebacterium caspium DSM 44850 DNA contains the following:
- the ptsP gene encoding phosphoenolpyruvate--protein phosphotransferase gives MNEAKILTANGTGVVAGIAYADVVWVRPRPALPSSTTSIAEEDRAAELERFITAADAVAARLDDRVTTADGAAADVLAATAGMVRDRGWRKNIRKNINGGMDAEYATADATEKFVTMFQNAGGVMAERTTDLKDIRDRVIAELRGEEEPGLPIISGEAILFADDLSPADTAALDVNHYKALVTELGGPTSHTAIIARQLNLPCIVAAGHSLRDFPAGTPVLVDGSLGTVTNAVSAEEARKLVQESEKRAAKVALWRGPAITSDGHRVQLLANVQDGNAARIAAQTQAEGIGLYRTEMSFLSATEEPSIEEQAKIYGRVFKAFPGSKVVVRTLDAGSDKPIAFANMATEENPALGVRGLRIARDNEALLTRQLDAIAKAASEREGDGPTWVMAPMVATAREARWFASLCRERNLTPGAMIEVPAAALMADKIMPHLDFVSIGTNDLTQYTMAADRLSPQLAYLTDPWQPAVLRLIHQTCLMGQTTDTAVGVCGEAAADPLLACVLTGLGVNSLSAASTAIAGVGAQLAEVTLEQCQEAANAAMNAEGATVARESVRAMFLDN, from the coding sequence ATGAACGAAGCGAAGATCTTGACTGCTAATGGTACCGGCGTAGTGGCCGGCATCGCTTATGCCGATGTTGTGTGGGTTCGCCCACGTCCCGCACTGCCTTCCTCCACTACAAGTATCGCTGAAGAAGATCGTGCTGCCGAACTTGAGCGCTTCATTACTGCTGCGGATGCAGTAGCAGCGCGTCTCGATGATCGTGTAACTACTGCGGATGGCGCCGCAGCGGATGTGCTGGCCGCTACCGCTGGCATGGTCCGCGACCGCGGATGGCGTAAAAATATCCGCAAGAACATCAACGGGGGCATGGATGCGGAATACGCAACTGCTGATGCCACTGAAAAATTTGTGACTATGTTCCAAAATGCCGGGGGAGTTATGGCGGAACGTACCACTGACCTCAAAGATATCCGCGACCGCGTAATTGCTGAATTGCGAGGTGAAGAAGAACCTGGCCTACCGATAATCAGCGGCGAGGCTATCCTCTTCGCAGATGATCTTTCACCTGCCGATACCGCTGCCTTGGACGTCAACCATTACAAGGCACTGGTAACTGAACTTGGTGGCCCCACCAGCCACACGGCTATTATTGCTCGTCAGCTTAATTTGCCATGCATTGTAGCTGCAGGTCATTCTTTGCGAGATTTCCCCGCTGGAACCCCAGTACTAGTAGATGGTTCCTTGGGCACTGTCACTAATGCAGTATCAGCTGAAGAAGCCCGCAAGTTAGTGCAAGAATCTGAAAAACGCGCTGCAAAGGTAGCACTCTGGCGCGGTCCTGCAATCACTTCTGACGGGCATCGTGTCCAGCTGTTAGCTAATGTCCAAGATGGTAACGCTGCGCGCATCGCGGCTCAGACTCAGGCGGAAGGAATTGGTCTTTATCGCACTGAGATGAGCTTCCTATCTGCAACTGAAGAGCCTTCAATTGAAGAACAAGCTAAGATTTATGGGCGAGTTTTTAAAGCTTTCCCTGGTTCTAAGGTAGTAGTTCGTACTCTTGATGCAGGTTCCGATAAGCCTATTGCCTTTGCAAATATGGCAACTGAGGAAAACCCTGCGCTTGGCGTTCGTGGTCTGCGTATCGCTCGCGATAATGAAGCCCTGCTAACCAGGCAGCTCGATGCAATCGCTAAAGCTGCCTCTGAGCGTGAAGGCGATGGTCCGACCTGGGTAATGGCCCCGATGGTCGCCACAGCTCGTGAAGCTCGGTGGTTTGCCAGCCTGTGCCGTGAGCGCAATCTCACCCCTGGTGCCATGATTGAAGTTCCCGCCGCTGCTCTTATGGCAGATAAGATTATGCCGCATCTAGACTTCGTATCTATCGGCACTAATGATTTAACTCAGTACACCATGGCTGCCGATAGGTTATCGCCGCAGCTGGCCTATCTCACAGATCCTTGGCAGCCTGCCGTATTGCGGCTAATTCATCAAACCTGTCTTATGGGCCAAACCACTGATACCGCTGTTGGTGTGTGTGGTGAAGCCGCTGCCGATCCGCTTTTGGCCTGTGTACTTACTGGTCTGGGTGTTAATTCTCTATCAGCTGCTTCCACTGCAATAGCTGGGGTGGGTGCACAGCTTGCTGAAGTAACTTTAGAACAGTGTCAAGAAGCAGCTAATGCGGCTATGAATGCAGAAGGCGCTACTGTTGCTCGTGAATCTGTACGGGCTATGTTCTTGGATAATTAA
- a CDS encoding DeoR/GlpR family DNA-binding transcription regulator has product MYAEERRRQIASQTAVEGRVNVTELARRFEVTAETIRRDLAVLDRDGIVHRVHGGAVATQSFQTTELSLDARLRSAPTAKSAIARAALDFLPEPHGGMFLDAGTTVTALADLIADTNKAHQWSIVTNSLPIALNMANKGLNDIQLLGGSVRGITQAVVGDMALRTLALMRADVAFIGTNALTLDHGLSTADAQEAAIKSAMVTNARKVVVLCDSSKIGNDYLVSFASIRDIDVVITDSNAARSVVEELRETGIEVVLAE; this is encoded by the coding sequence ATGTATGCAGAAGAACGCCGTAGGCAAATAGCTTCCCAAACCGCAGTTGAGGGACGCGTTAATGTCACCGAGCTAGCTCGACGCTTTGAGGTAACTGCAGAGACCATTCGACGTGATCTGGCAGTTCTAGATCGTGATGGCATCGTTCATCGAGTACACGGCGGTGCCGTTGCCACCCAATCTTTCCAGACTACCGAGCTATCCCTGGATGCCCGGCTCCGCTCTGCTCCGACTGCAAAATCAGCCATTGCCCGCGCAGCTTTAGATTTCCTGCCCGAACCACACGGCGGCATGTTCTTAGACGCAGGAACTACGGTTACTGCCCTAGCCGACCTTATTGCCGATACCAATAAGGCACATCAATGGTCCATCGTGACTAATAGTTTGCCTATAGCACTGAATATGGCCAATAAAGGTTTAAATGATATTCAGTTGCTTGGCGGTAGCGTTCGCGGAATCACCCAAGCAGTCGTTGGCGATATGGCCTTGCGTACGCTGGCACTAATGCGCGCAGATGTCGCATTCATTGGCACTAATGCACTAACTCTTGATCACGGTCTTTCTACTGCTGACGCCCAAGAAGCTGCTATTAAATCCGCAATGGTTACTAACGCTCGCAAGGTAGTAGTTCTGTGCGATTCTTCCAAGATTGGTAATGACTACCTGGTAAGTTTCGCCTCTATCCGCGATATTGATGTGGTCATCACAGATTCAAACGCCGCACGTTCTGTAGTTGAGGAACTCCGCGAAACCGGTATTGAAGTAGTACTTGCTGAATAA
- the lexA gene encoding transcriptional repressor LexA: MSAHQTPQNVHKASARPDPKTLSPRQRHILEVIKDAILLRGYPPSIREIGDAAGLQSTSSVAYQLRELEKKGFLRRDPNKPRAVDVRNFPGPDVDPLPDEKRQKSVPEDSLNTRFIPMVGAIAAGSPILAEENIDDYYPLPTAIVGDGELYMLKVSGDSMRDAGIFDGDWITVRQQPVAEEGEFVAALIDGEATVKEFHKDSSGVWLLPHNDAYAPIPGNSAEIMGKVVSVLRKL; this comes from the coding sequence ATGTCTGCTCATCAAACTCCACAGAACGTCCATAAGGCATCAGCTCGCCCGGATCCCAAAACGCTTAGCCCAAGGCAGCGTCATATTTTGGAGGTAATCAAGGACGCGATACTTTTGCGCGGTTACCCGCCTAGCATTCGCGAAATCGGCGATGCAGCTGGCCTACAATCTACTTCCTCGGTGGCCTATCAACTTAGAGAACTTGAGAAAAAAGGTTTTCTAAGGCGAGACCCGAATAAACCACGCGCTGTAGATGTGCGTAATTTTCCAGGCCCAGATGTAGACCCTCTTCCTGATGAAAAACGCCAAAAAAGCGTTCCTGAAGACTCTCTGAATACCCGGTTTATTCCGATGGTTGGAGCCATTGCGGCTGGCTCACCGATTTTGGCCGAGGAAAATATCGATGATTACTACCCACTTCCAACTGCGATAGTAGGAGATGGCGAGCTATACATGCTCAAAGTGTCTGGGGATTCAATGCGCGATGCGGGGATTTTTGATGGTGACTGGATTACAGTTCGTCAGCAACCAGTGGCTGAAGAAGGAGAATTTGTAGCTGCTTTAATCGATGGCGAAGCAACCGTTAAGGAATTCCATAAAGATTCTTCAGGAGTGTGGCTATTGCCACATAATGACGCTTACGCACCAATACCGGGTAACTCCGCGGAGATTATGGGCAAGGTAGTTTCTGTACTGCGAAAGCTTTAG
- the nrdR gene encoding transcriptional regulator NrdR — MNCPFCHDSHSRVVDSRVAEGGTAIRRRRECTNCEGRFTTIEKAVLLVVKRNGITEPFSRDKVIMGVRRACQGRAVSDDDLKHLAQTVEESVRRHGSSQVHANEIGLAILDPLRELDEVAYLRFASVYKSFDNASDFEREIRSMRRQQRGE; from the coding sequence GTGAATTGCCCATTTTGTCATGATTCCCATTCTCGCGTAGTGGATTCGAGAGTCGCCGAAGGCGGTACCGCTATTCGCCGGCGTAGAGAATGCACTAATTGTGAGGGACGCTTTACTACTATCGAAAAGGCTGTGCTGTTGGTTGTTAAACGCAACGGAATCACAGAGCCCTTCAGTCGTGACAAGGTAATTATGGGGGTAAGACGTGCGTGTCAGGGCAGGGCTGTTTCCGATGACGATCTTAAGCACCTTGCTCAAACAGTAGAAGAATCCGTTCGCCGCCACGGTAGTTCCCAAGTGCATGCCAATGAAATCGGTTTAGCAATTTTGGATCCACTGCGAGAATTAGATGAAGTAGCGTATCTACGCTTTGCTTCTGTCTATAAATCCTTTGATAACGCTTCAGATTTTGAGCGTGAAATTCGTTCTATGCGCCGCCAACAACGCGGCGAGTAG
- the hrpA gene encoding ATP-dependent RNA helicase HrpA, with the protein MTTNSNTSFVPNAPTREQLFAALSTVTLKEEKRFRRRIAKARTPKSRLEISADISAASQRLQQLEKTIPEITYPEELPVSSRREDIAQAISENQVVVIAGETGSGKTTQIPKICLELGRGRRGLIGHTQPRRLAARTVAERIAEELGQDLGQSVGYAIRFDDRVSPTTCIKLMTDGILLAEMQRDRDFTAYDTIILDEAHERSLNIDFLLGYLKQLLLRRPDLKLIITSATINPEAFAQHFSDAQGNPAPIIEVSGRTYPVEIRYRPLERIHGERTIDIEPLDGLLEAIEELMLEGPGDILCFFPGERDIRDAMEAIAARRLKNVEVTPLFGRLSNQEQHRVFSPHKGRRIVLATNIAETSLTVPGIHYVIDTGTARISRYSTRTKVQRLPIEPISQASANQRSGRSGRVADGIAIRLYSEQDFQSRPEFTDPEILRTNLASVILQMAALNLGDIEDFPFVQAPDRRVIRDGLALLFEIGAIENKEHNGLPVLTKIGRDIARIPVDPRMARMLFEANYLGVLEPVMVIVAALTIQDIRERPLEHQAHADQLHARFKNDSSDFISYLNLWRYIHDLRGKLSGNAFRKQLKNEYLHHMRSREWRDLFNQLRDVASQLGWAVDNTAAFDALPVDLIHQALLSGLLIQIGAKDGNSKEYRGTRNSRFMIFPGSGLAKKNPEFIMAAEIVETSRLWARDVAAIDPAWLEKLGKHLIKYQYSEPFWSAKRGAGQVYEKATLFGVPIIADRQVPYHRVDAEAARDMFIREALVAGQWSTHHRFFHENAKKLAAAMEVEEKARRRGIVVDEEDLFNFYDARLPASITTGAHFNSWWKKKSRKNKSFLDFHPEELLSDDAAAVTGVAFPDIWQRSGADYSFELKYRFEPGAADDGVSVLVPIPMLAGLEETEFQWLVPGLREELAIELIRSLPKGLRRSVVPAPDFAARALHFMVPFEGSVGEQLAAALYRVGGSGINAEDFSFKNLPPHLQMTFAAVDKRGVIIDSDKDLAALQQRQAGGIRSSVNKLAQGQTLATAPKWTKETLGEISEVVTTKVDGHEVQAFPALVVEKDGVGIRVLPTKQAADTAMLTSTLTLLLREVKIAQNQMLKGLPLKQRVAVDHYPHGGATGLVEEARVAAIRDLMLSAGGPVRNPEDFEKLKNTISPQVPAAVRRTVVSFAPALVEFIALQNELEQWQGEAIDDIRNQLNFLVPPNALVVHGLQRLRHLTRYLQAIWIRLEDMQIDPDRDEERQQAINSLEQQLLSKLSRLPARAAKSKPVKDVEWMIQELRVSLFAQRLGTAGPISVKRIEKAISKLG; encoded by the coding sequence ATGACTACTAATTCTAATACTAGCTTCGTCCCTAATGCCCCTACCCGGGAACAACTCTTTGCAGCGCTTTCTACTGTCACCCTTAAAGAGGAAAAGAGATTTCGCCGCAGAATAGCAAAAGCCCGTACCCCGAAATCACGTTTGGAAATCAGCGCTGATATAAGCGCGGCCTCCCAACGCCTTCAACAATTAGAAAAAACTATTCCAGAAATAACCTACCCTGAAGAACTGCCGGTAAGTAGTCGTAGGGAAGACATCGCCCAGGCAATTTCTGAGAACCAGGTAGTAGTTATTGCTGGTGAAACCGGTTCTGGTAAAACCACCCAAATTCCTAAAATCTGTTTAGAACTAGGGCGAGGTAGGCGGGGCCTAATTGGGCACACTCAACCCCGGCGGCTTGCAGCTCGCACAGTTGCAGAACGCATAGCTGAAGAATTAGGGCAAGATCTTGGGCAAAGTGTCGGCTATGCCATTCGCTTTGACGATAGGGTATCCCCCACTACCTGTATAAAACTAATGACCGACGGCATCTTATTAGCAGAGATGCAGCGCGATAGAGATTTTACTGCTTATGACACCATAATTTTGGATGAAGCTCATGAGCGCAGTCTAAATATTGATTTCTTATTGGGATACCTAAAACAACTGTTACTAAGGCGCCCTGATCTCAAACTAATTATTACTTCGGCAACAATTAATCCTGAAGCATTTGCACAACATTTCAGCGACGCACAGGGTAACCCGGCACCAATTATCGAGGTTTCCGGGCGTACTTATCCAGTAGAGATTAGATATCGACCGCTGGAAAGAATTCATGGCGAACGCACTATTGACATCGAGCCACTAGATGGCTTGCTAGAAGCTATCGAAGAACTCATGCTCGAAGGTCCAGGCGATATTTTATGTTTCTTCCCCGGAGAACGCGATATTCGCGATGCTATGGAAGCTATCGCCGCTAGGCGTTTAAAAAATGTAGAAGTAACTCCCCTATTTGGGCGGCTTTCCAATCAAGAGCAACACCGCGTTTTTAGTCCTCATAAGGGTAGACGCATCGTTTTAGCCACGAATATCGCTGAAACTTCGCTCACGGTTCCAGGAATTCACTATGTTATAGATACTGGTACTGCGCGTATTTCTCGTTATTCAACTCGCACTAAGGTGCAACGCCTTCCGATTGAGCCGATTTCGCAGGCTAGTGCCAATCAACGTTCTGGACGTTCGGGTCGTGTTGCCGATGGCATCGCAATTCGCCTTTATTCTGAGCAAGATTTCCAATCACGGCCAGAATTTACTGATCCGGAAATCTTGCGAACCAATTTAGCCAGTGTAATTCTACAAATGGCTGCTTTGAATTTGGGAGATATTGAAGATTTTCCTTTTGTGCAAGCTCCTGACCGCCGAGTCATTCGCGATGGATTAGCGCTGCTTTTTGAAATAGGTGCGATAGAAAATAAAGAACATAACGGGCTTCCTGTTCTTACTAAAATAGGTCGAGATATAGCCCGTATTCCGGTAGATCCACGTATGGCGCGGATGCTCTTTGAGGCGAATTATCTTGGAGTTTTAGAACCAGTAATGGTAATTGTGGCAGCTCTTACTATTCAAGATATTCGCGAGCGACCACTTGAACACCAAGCCCATGCTGATCAATTACATGCACGTTTTAAAAATGACAGCAGTGATTTCATCAGTTATCTAAATCTGTGGCGCTATATTCATGATCTGCGTGGGAAGCTTTCTGGAAATGCTTTTCGTAAACAGCTAAAAAATGAATACTTGCATCATATGCGCTCTCGCGAGTGGCGTGATCTATTCAATCAGCTACGCGATGTCGCCAGTCAGCTTGGTTGGGCAGTAGATAATACTGCCGCCTTTGATGCTTTGCCAGTGGATTTAATACACCAGGCTTTATTATCAGGATTGCTGATTCAGATTGGGGCTAAGGACGGCAATTCTAAAGAGTATCGCGGTACTAGAAATTCACGTTTTATGATTTTTCCTGGTTCCGGTTTAGCCAAGAAGAATCCGGAATTTATTATGGCTGCGGAGATAGTCGAAACTTCCCGGCTTTGGGCCCGCGATGTTGCAGCGATTGATCCAGCGTGGTTGGAAAAACTTGGAAAGCACCTTATTAAGTATCAGTATTCAGAACCTTTTTGGTCTGCAAAGCGGGGTGCTGGTCAAGTTTATGAAAAAGCCACGCTATTTGGGGTGCCTATTATTGCCGACCGGCAAGTCCCCTATCACCGGGTTGATGCAGAGGCAGCTCGCGATATGTTTATTCGTGAGGCTTTAGTAGCTGGTCAATGGAGTACTCATCATCGTTTCTTCCATGAGAATGCGAAAAAACTTGCCGCGGCCATGGAAGTTGAGGAAAAAGCGCGTCGTCGCGGAATCGTCGTAGATGAAGAGGATCTTTTTAATTTCTATGATGCCCGCTTACCGGCAAGTATCACTACTGGTGCGCATTTCAACTCTTGGTGGAAGAAAAAATCTCGCAAAAACAAGTCTTTTTTGGATTTCCATCCAGAAGAGTTATTAAGCGATGATGCTGCTGCTGTTACTGGAGTTGCTTTTCCAGATATATGGCAACGTTCTGGTGCTGATTATTCTTTTGAGCTGAAGTATCGCTTTGAACCTGGTGCTGCCGATGATGGCGTGAGTGTATTAGTGCCTATACCTATGCTTGCTGGACTCGAGGAAACTGAGTTTCAATGGTTAGTTCCAGGGCTCAGGGAAGAATTAGCGATTGAGTTAATTCGTTCTTTACCTAAAGGTTTGCGCCGTTCAGTAGTTCCGGCTCCGGATTTCGCGGCACGTGCTTTGCATTTCATGGTGCCTTTTGAAGGCTCCGTGGGAGAACAGCTTGCCGCAGCGTTATATCGTGTGGGCGGTAGTGGCATAAATGCGGAGGATTTTAGTTTTAAAAACTTGCCACCACATTTGCAAATGACTTTCGCGGCAGTGGATAAGCGCGGAGTGATTATTGATTCTGATAAAGATCTAGCTGCGCTGCAACAACGCCAGGCCGGCGGGATACGTTCTTCGGTTAATAAATTGGCTCAAGGACAGACCCTAGCTACGGCGCCAAAGTGGACTAAGGAAACTTTAGGAGAAATATCTGAAGTTGTAACTACCAAGGTAGATGGCCATGAGGTCCAAGCTTTTCCAGCTCTAGTAGTTGAAAAAGATGGCGTGGGGATAAGAGTTCTTCCTACTAAACAAGCTGCAGATACAGCTATGTTGACCAGTACGCTGACCCTGCTTTTAAGGGAAGTGAAAATAGCACAAAACCAGATGCTTAAAGGGTTGCCCTTGAAGCAGCGGGTGGCAGTGGATCATTATCCCCATGGCGGAGCAACTGGTTTAGTGGAGGAAGCTCGGGTGGCTGCTATTCGAGATTTAATGCTTAGCGCAGGTGGCCCAGTTCGTAATCCAGAGGATTTCGAGAAGCTGAAAAATACTATTAGTCCGCAAGTTCCTGCGGCAGTGCGTCGCACTGTGGTTTCTTTTGCCCCGGCTTTAGTGGAATTTATTGCACTACAAAATGAACTTGAGCAATGGCAAGGTGAGGCAATTGATGATATTCGAAACCAACTCAATTTCTTAGTTCCCCCTAATGCTCTGGTAGTACATGGTTTACAGAGATTACGCCATTTGACCAGGTACTTGCAGGCTATCTGGATCCGTTTAGAGGATATGCAAATTGATCCTGATAGAGATGAAGAACGTCAGCAGGCAATTAATTCCTTAGAACAACAGCTTTTATCTAAGCTCTCTCGCCTACCGGCTAGGGCTGCTAAGTCCAAACCGGTAAAAGATGTGGAGTGGATGATTCAAGAGCTTCGCGTGAGCCTGTTTGCCCAGCGTCTAGGCACCGCTGGCCCTATTTCTGTAAAGAGAATTGAAAAAGCTATTTCTAAGCTGGGTTAA
- a CDS encoding hydrogen peroxide-inducible genes activator, translating to MSTKEYRPTLAQLRTFVTIAENKHFGTAAQKLNISQPSLSQALVALETGLGAQLIERSTRKVIVTPTGASLLPYAKATLDAAEAFLNHSQGADGDLKGQLTIGIIPTIAPYVLPELLQLIQHDFPELVPRIVEDRTAHLLSLLRDGQIDFAVMALPSEYSGMIDVQLYEEPFYMVLPKGHMLNNQQNVTLEALGDIELLLLDEGHCLHDQIMDLCRRANLNPGNAANAVTRASSLTTIVQLVSGGYGATLVPASAVNVECRRPDLGIASFADSMHAKRRVGLVFRSSSARAKEFNVFGELLRRAYNNSIKSALLHYPLLKNSVS from the coding sequence ATGTCAACTAAAGAGTATCGTCCAACCCTGGCGCAGCTGCGCACCTTCGTTACTATTGCAGAAAATAAACACTTTGGCACCGCTGCCCAAAAGTTGAATATCTCCCAACCTTCACTTTCTCAAGCGCTTGTAGCCCTTGAAACTGGTTTGGGAGCTCAGTTAATTGAGCGTTCCACCCGGAAGGTTATCGTCACCCCCACTGGAGCTTCACTTTTGCCTTATGCAAAAGCAACCCTTGATGCAGCGGAAGCTTTCCTTAACCACTCTCAAGGTGCTGATGGAGACCTCAAAGGTCAGCTTACTATCGGGATAATTCCCACAATTGCTCCCTATGTGCTGCCAGAGCTGCTTCAACTAATCCAACACGATTTTCCAGAGCTCGTACCGCGAATTGTAGAAGATCGCACTGCCCATCTGCTGTCTTTATTACGTGACGGTCAGATAGATTTTGCGGTCATGGCATTGCCTTCTGAGTATTCCGGAATGATTGACGTCCAGCTTTACGAAGAGCCATTCTATATGGTGCTTCCCAAAGGGCATATGCTTAATAATCAACAAAATGTCACCCTTGAAGCTTTAGGAGATATTGAATTACTTCTCCTTGACGAAGGACATTGTTTACACGATCAAATAATGGATCTATGTCGTCGCGCAAACCTCAATCCAGGGAATGCGGCAAATGCAGTTACCAGAGCTTCTAGCCTTACTACAATCGTGCAGCTAGTTAGTGGAGGCTACGGAGCTACCCTGGTTCCGGCGAGTGCGGTAAACGTTGAATGTAGGCGCCCTGATTTAGGAATTGCCAGCTTTGCAGACTCCATGCATGCGAAGCGCCGCGTAGGGTTAGTATTTCGCAGTTCGAGTGCTCGTGCTAAAGAATTTAATGTTTTCGGAGAACTTCTACGCCGCGCTTATAATAACAGCATTAAATCTGCACTCTTGCATTACCCATTGCTAAAAAATAGCGTTTCTTAG